One window from the genome of Cryptomeria japonica chromosome 6, Sugi_1.0, whole genome shotgun sequence encodes:
- the LOC131069936 gene encoding ethylene-responsive transcription factor 1A-like, with amino-acid sequence MGTPTDEEKRMLNAIGQFLLGEEYMTTAPAEEQQSSEESGTDFASEGTGNKKKGGEKHYRGVRFLKARGKYVAEIRNPEKKGSRLWLGSYDKAEAAAVAYDRKAFEIRSSRATLNFPLNVESGQYVDPFSQSSSSHILSNIPKKRKTQGKDEGQSSKELGSD; translated from the coding sequence ATGGGCACGCCAACAGATGAGGAAAAGAGAATGTTGAATGCGATTGGTCAGTTTCTGCTGGGGGAAGAATACATGACGACTGCCCCTGCGGAGGAACAACAATCTTCTGAAGAAAGCGGGACAGACTTTGCTTCGGAGGGAACTGGAAATAAAAAGAAAGGAGGAGAGAAACATTACAGGGGAGTGAGGTTCCTTAAGGCTCGCGGTAAATATGTTGCAGAAATTCGAAACCCAGAGAAGAAAGGTTCCAGACTTTGGCTTGGTAGCTATGACAAAGCCGAAGCAGCCGCCGTGGCATATGACCGTAAGGCTTTCGAAATCCGCAGTTCAAGGGCTACCCTGAATTTCCCTTTAAACGTTGAGTCTGGACAGTATGTGGATCCATTTTCTCAATCCTCTTCTTCGCACATTCTATCTAACATACCGAAGAAGAGGAAGACACAAGGGAAAGATGAAGGTCAATCATCCAAAGAATTAGGTTCAGATTAA